The Candidatus Binatia bacterium genomic interval GGCTCGACGAGCGCTTCGGCTGGGCCGAACTGATCGCCCCACTGAAGCACAAGACCGTCCCCCTGCACCGCCTGTCCTACTGGTATTTCCTCGGCGGCATCACGCTGTTCCTGTTCGTGCTCCAGGTCTGCACCGGCATATTGCTTCTTCTCTATTACCGCGCCAGCGCCAACGAGGCCTTCGAGAGCGTGCAGTACATCAGCACCAAGGTGCAGTTCGGATGGCTCATCCGCTCCATCCACTCCTGGTCCGCGAACCTGATGATCCTGACCGCCTTTGCCCACATGTTCAGCGTTCTCTTCCTGCGCTCCTACCGCAAGCCGCGCGAGCTGACCTGGGTCACCGGCGCGGTCCTGCTCTTCCTGTCCATGGGCTTCGGTTTCAGCGGCTATTTGCTGCCCTGGAACACCCTGGCGTTCTTCGCGACCAAGGTGGGCACCGATGTGGCTGGACAAGTCCCCTTCATCGGTCACTTCATCGTCGTCTTCCTGCGTGGCGGCGAGGAGGTCACCGGCGCCACGCTCACCCGCTTCTTCGGTTTCCATGTCGCGGTATTGCCGGGAATCACCACGTTATTGCTGGCGATTCACGTCCTGCTAGTGCAGCGCTTCGGCATCAGCGTGCCGCCCTCGGTAGAGAAGCAGTGGATTGCCGACCCGAGCGCCAGGAGCGAAATGAAGTTCTTCCCCAACTTCATGCTCCGCGAAATGATGGCGTGGTACATCGCC includes:
- a CDS encoding cytochrome bc complex cytochrome b subunit produces the protein MSAFVVIRDWLDERFGWAELIAPLKHKTVPLHRLSYWYFLGGITLFLFVLQVCTGILLLLYYRASANEAFESVQYISTKVQFGWLIRSIHSWSANLMILTAFAHMFSVLFLRSYRKPRELTWVTGAVLLFLSMGFGFSGYLLPWNTLAFFATKVGTDVAGQVPFIGHFIVVFLRGGEEVTGATLTRFFGFHVAVLPGITTLLLAIHVLLVQRFGISVPPSVEKQWIADPSARSEMKFFPNFMLREMMAWYIALGVLGVLAAMSPWGIGAKAEPFASAPAGIKPEWYFLFMFQTLKLLPSKIWFIDGELLGVLGFGLAGAVWVFLPFLEQPRWQWARVFIIGLGVFALAYMGSMTVYGFIAK